The DNA window ACATTTGTAATAAACTTAAGTTATATACACTAAAAAAACTATATTGTCATGTCACTTTTATCTATtactataatataatataatttataaataggTTACACAGACCATATGTATAACATAGTGCATATAACTTAAAAAGGGGACACTACGAAAAGATGTGGcgcaattaattaaatttgagtttgagttataaatatgaaaaataaaatcataaaaagaattataaCTTCAATACGAATATCAGACACTGAGTCGGAAACAAAAATAGGAAGATTGATTGTATAGTAGAAAATTAGTTACCCTTTCAGCAAGACTGTGGCTGTCAGTTGCCTGGCCCCTCCTTGCTCTAACATGAACATATCCTGTAGGGGCCTCTTCAGGgactttcttctcctctttcttcttattattatcctttgcttttttctcttttttcacattaccatttcttttcttttgccTCTTCCCATAATCACCTTCTCTTACATTCTAACAAATCATAAACAATAATTACCACTTCATcataaaaaattcaatcttaACTTTAAAACTTgaacatcatatatatatactccctctatttgaatttatttatcttattttaacttgaaagttgaaacaaagttaaaaaagaaCGGTAAATAAGACTTCTGAATGTTATGATCTCGAATTAAAGatacacaaaatatatttttgatctTACACTGTTACACATGCTACGTAAAAAGTTAGAATTTaagagttgtcaaaaaaaagaaagagacattctttatGAAACGgattaatatttgaaaagaatTACCTTAGATTGAGTAGAGCAGAGGGAGGAAGAATTGGTTTTATTTGTCACATGAGAAGGTTCATTTTGGCTAATTTCATGAACATTATTACTCATATTGACAGAAAGCTCTTGcaaataaaattgagaaacacaatttggtagtACTGTACTACTAGTCATGTTGTTTGGTTCCTCCAAAAAACCAGACAAATTAATGGGCACATGAAAAACAGAATCAAGATGAAAAGAGTTACTATTAGCTTCCATTGTTTTTGTGGAATTTTATAATGATGGAACACAAAAATGGTAAAATAGATACCAGGCAAGGCAAAGGAGAAATTAAAGGGGAAAATATTAAATGGATTCTGagaattatattataaaatgttataagaGGGGTCAGGTTTATAGAATGATGAAAGGGATATCCTTTATAGCACATTCCAATGCAGTTTCTCTACAGTTGACTGGTCTTATCTGAATTGACTTGGTGGAGCTAGATGATAACATGTAGCTCTCTGGAAAAACGGTAATGATAAGTATTCTTTCATCCTTCCTAAAGTATTTTATGTTCGagtataaaatcatttttattaagaaatgtCTTATCTTctataaaaatttaatcaaattttaatacgAATGTCGagtgaaatattaaaaaaaaaacatataatctttgagttttattttatgtgttttaatttgatctgatttaagttttaaaataaactaaaattgtTAGTACtttctaatttaataaaatcGTCTAAATTTTGTGAACTTAGACATTACgagtaaaattttgaattgaaaataaaaacttaataaatatataaaaggatGCTCTTTGATAAAGAGACTAGAAAGAAAACTATATATAAGACAAATAAGTTTGAAACACAATattatatacaaacaaagtCTGTCCTTTTGGAactattcttttaaatttttgctTTAACATATAactattacaagtcatataatAATGCTGTTAAAACAGTAGAAGCATTTATTTAGAACAGTATTTTGTTAAATATGTCATCCACATATTATGCTATTGGTTGATGATATAGTATCACTTGATAagatttaaaataaagttaacgTCAAGCTGATGATTCGAAGACAGACcttaaagtttaaaattattcGATATATTCTATTTATTATTGTATGAGCTATTCAATAgcttatacatatataaattatatggAAATTTTATGACCCtttgaacttttatttttcatattatttaccTCCTTCGCTAATTATCTTATTAAAATGTATAATTGATAATTTCACTatagtttaaatatatttttatgtctttatcTCTAACATGGCAATATAATTTGATAGTCAATATTCAAGCAATAAATGGCCATGACTATTTATTGCCATGAACAATAGACAATAGtactatattatattacttATATTTATAACTACTATGTGTCAGATGCTTTTACGGTCTTGTTTGAGTCTCAATTAATCAGACATGCAAACATTATTGGGGTTATGATGTTTCAATCCAGTTAGTTAAGTGACAAGTCATAAGAGTAAGAAAACAGTACTTCCTTTCATTAAAAATAGGTTAAAGGTAATGAAAAATGGAAGCACAAAAGTTAAATTGGTCAAAGTAAAAGATCAATACATGCCTATACATGTGGAGTTAGGAATTTTTCAAAATGGTACCCGACTAAATCTGAATTCACTTCGAGAAATCTTGGGTAAAGTACTGAGAAATCTCATAATGGGTAAAGCGCctcctaacaaaggcgactatGTACCCATGAGACTTGAACCCAAAATTTTTAGTTAAGAATGAAGAAGCACTTATCACTTCAGCACAACTCTGATTGGTTATACTTGTCCAAGTTTATTGTGAAAAAACATACTCCTCACTAGaaaaattaaatcttaaatATCTCTCTCcgtatttaaaaaataatactaatatgtttttaaacactATTAGTTCttacattaaattttatatatgcaCATAGATATAATTCACTTAAACATTCATTACTAGAACTAAAAGTTTTTTCTATCGTGAAATCagaggaaaaaatttgttgcagaacatgattttctcatttatttttcataaaaaaaacagtttactaaaaaaatgaattgtggGAAATAAATATCACTAAAATAGTGGAAATCTTTATTACAATTTTTTCGTTTCTCAtcgattcaatcaaaatattcGTGTGAATAGCCACTAAACATTTTTCAATAGGAAAatagtagtaatttttttttttgtagtgatcgcaaaatattttttaaacgaAACACACATGCAACATTGAACTACTTGTCCTTATTAATGTCAAAATACAACTTTATACACCTAAAATTTGTTGAAGTTAGTTCCATTATCCTTCAAGGATATATATATTAGTAGAATATTTGGAATATCAATATATGTTCACATTATATACCAAGTGGCTTTGACCCTTGTGGATCATTAGTGCATGGGCTTTTATGTTTGTCTTGGTCCAGCCCAGCCTACTCCTAATATTCATTAGCTTTTGAAATGTGAAATAcgttttgaattttgatatccCACCTAACATTAGCCTTTAGGAATATGGTTATTGAGCTATGTCGAATCCGTAACTAATACTTTAGCTTATTTAATTCTCACCAATGAGATAAAAATTANaaaataatactaatatgtttttaaacactATTAGTTCttacattaaattttatatatgcaCATAGATATAATTCACTTAAACATTCATTACTAGAACTAAAAGTTTTTTCTATCGTGAAATCagaggaaaaaatttgttgcagaacatgattttctcatttatttttcataaaaaaaacagtttactaaaaaaatgaattgtggGAAATAAATATCACTAAAATAGTGGAAATCTTTATTACAATTTTTTCGTTTCTCAtcgattcaatcaaaatattcGTGTGAATAGCCACTAAACATTTTTCAATAGGAAAatagtagtaattttttttgtagtgatcgcaaaatattttttaaacgaAACACACATGCAGCATTGAACTAGTTGTCCTTATTAATGTCCAAATACAACTTTATACACCTAAAATTTGTTGAAGTTAGTTCCATtatcctaaaatatatttggaatATCAATATATGTTCACATTATATACCAAGTGGCTTTGACCCTTATGGATCATTAGTGCATGGGCTTTTATCTTTGTCTTGGTCCAGCCCAGCCTACTCCTATATTCATTAGCTTTTGAAATGTGAAATAcgttttgaattttgatatatCGATTCCCACCTAACATTAGCCTTTAGGAATATGGTTATTGAGCTATGTCGAATTCGTAACTAATACTTTAGCTTATTTAATTCTCACTAatgagataaaaattaaaatagttaacCAACTAATCTATTAAGTTTCTCTATCTGCCCTGGTATGTAATTTTGGTAGCATTGATATTTCCAAATATCTATCACTTAGAGAAACACGTCTGGCAATATAAtataagtttgttttaaaaaaatatttttaattttaaaattttatttttcacccctaccctcgactccactccaccccacccccccccctccccccaaaaaaatttaagtttgctttttttaaaaaaaaatcaatttcaattttttatttttcacccctaccctcgaccacCTCCCCAACCCCACCCCCAcgccccaaaaaaatttaagtttatttttaaaaaatattttcaatttcaaaaattattttctactctctagtaaaaataaaagatatcttctcaaaaacatttttccattcataaatcaaacactaaaaaaaaaattccggcaaatattttctactcaccaaccaaacatgagaaaataagtcaaaaatctacttgttttccaagaaaacattttccttcataccaaacacacccataatATAAAAGCGGATCTATAATTATATTAACAGTACCTGAAATGACAATCATTGTTGTTTTAATCATAATTTCTTTGCTGCATATGaacaggaaaaaaaatatagataggGCTAAAATTACGGGTAGTACAATCaattcataaaaattataatctGATTAAGTCTTTTATGTTTGAGTGGATTAATAGcatgttaattattttattaactcaactcattttctctcatttaattaaaaagatgttttttttatttgataggcttactaacttttaaaaagaaaaagttagtcACTCATTTACTAGCTTAATCCGTTTTAATATTCTCAAATTCATCTCGATCTTCCCGTTTTGACACCtattaaatcaaataataaatgatATCTAGTGTCAAAGTTAGAAGCTGGATGCATGACAGATACATATACATTTGACCCACAGTAAACACACCAGCCTTTTCTTCTTAATCATTTATATACTTTCTAAAAAGCCACCTACATTCATCGAATATTCCTCTCTTTCTAATCTAAATTCAATtagcaaaaaaggaaatatagaataaagaatgaaattctatAAAAACATATTCAGTTGGATACTTGCTAAAAAATCAACATAATGATGGATTGAGTTGAACGCTCAATATAGAAGACAAATCAAaatagttcaaataaataataaataataaatacttcTTTTTGAAATGAATCATTTCGTTTAGTTCGTTGTTGACTTGATGTTTATATATATCACTTACGTAAATAGGTTAAAATGTACCTTAGTGTTTGTTCATTTGAAGTTTTCAGGTTTGAGGTCCAATGGATAAAGACATTAAGTGTCATTTTCTCTAAGaaaaattgataaaggaaagtagaaattattcattaattagTCAGAAAAGAAGTTGGACTTTTACAGCTTTTTGGGTGCAATAATCCATTGTATTCTAGTTGGCTAGAATACTCGGCTCCCACCCGATAGATCCGGAAATAAATATGGCTTTTTAtcagaaataattttttctaattaaagaattattatatttgaaaatagtaGAATATGTCGAGATAGACCCTCTAATagtaatttttaagaaaaaatgacaaaacGATTCCTTATATTATACTAGTAAGTTTagaaaagttttatttttattttttttatgtattacCTTAACAATTTAGTCCTTTAAGTTTGTTTAAAGTGAATATTTTGGTCATCATTAGATATATATCAAACTGTGATTGCTAAATTTAACAGTATACATGGGggaaaaaacaaatcaaaaacacacaaaaattctatcaaaattaCAGCCTCACATAAAAAACTATACAAGACACAAAATAAATAGACCAAAAATAACAGAAATTGCTCCTCAAAAAATTGCACCatactcttaaaaaaaaaagtttttaaaaaaaacaacataatttGCAAACATTATACTTACAAATATGAGTTCCGTTAAATATCTCTATTCTCACCAATTACATTtaacaatcaaaattcaaaatatttgatggagatcaaatatattcacttttgacaaatttaaaaattcaaaattactcAGATAATACTTAAAACCCTATTTTAAACCTacttaaaagggaaaaaagagagaccaattttgtcattttcttttaattacgATTTAGGGGAGAAATTAATAGCAAAAACATTTTATGCAAAAACTGCATGATATAATGCCGAAGCAGTGAACaaagatatttaattttgattaatcgttgttccttttttttttttttatgataataa is part of the Solanum stenotomum isolate F172 chromosome 8, ASM1918654v1, whole genome shotgun sequence genome and encodes:
- the LOC125873266 gene encoding transcription factor bHLH137-like isoform X3, yielding MEANSNSFHLDSVFHVPINLSGFLEEPNNMTSSTVLPNCVSQFYLQELSVNMSNNVHEISQNEPSHVTNKTNSSSLCSTQSKNVREGDYGKRQKKRNGNVKKEKKAKDNNKKKEEKKVPEEAPTGYVHVRARRGQATDSHSLAERVRREKISERMKILQALVPGCDKVTGKALMLDEIINYIQSLQNQVELASLNPMYYDFGMELDALMVKPDQSWSGLEGPLLENTTSSYPLLDSSTSHMFQQLHLPNSVSQDSGHVLWSGDDQKQKMIINHSELISNNNNLCSFPLI